The Pseudosulfitobacter pseudonitzschiae genome includes a region encoding these proteins:
- a CDS encoding 5-oxoprolinase subunit B family protein: MSSTYPTIHTVGLSGVLVTFAEALDDTANRAALAFRAEVDAQGWDWVHESATSLISAFFRTDLAQHPAAEITGQLTELLATRDWFAAPLPEGRKLWHIPAVFGGDLAPQLDEAAEAAGLSPKDAIAELTSTRMRVITIGFAPGQPYLGTLGEHWNIPRLGTLSPNIPRGALVAAVRQLCLFSNDTPTGWRHVGQTAFHTFRPTSDTPFPLSPGDELLFHATTPEDYKTISANNDDGTGGATWEALS, from the coding sequence ATGTCTAGCACCTATCCAACGATTCACACTGTCGGCCTTTCGGGCGTTCTGGTCACCTTTGCCGAGGCATTGGACGACACTGCTAACCGCGCCGCACTGGCATTTCGGGCAGAGGTTGACGCCCAAGGCTGGGACTGGGTCCACGAAAGCGCCACCTCGCTGATTTCGGCATTTTTCCGCACCGATCTGGCACAGCATCCCGCCGCCGAAATCACCGGGCAGTTGACCGAACTGCTGGCCACCCGCGACTGGTTCGCCGCGCCACTCCCCGAAGGTCGCAAGCTCTGGCATATTCCGGCGGTGTTCGGGGGTGATCTGGCACCGCAACTGGACGAGGCCGCCGAGGCCGCAGGCCTGTCGCCCAAAGATGCCATCGCCGAGCTGACCAGCACCCGTATGCGCGTCATCACCATCGGTTTCGCCCCCGGTCAACCCTATCTGGGCACGCTTGGCGAACATTGGAACATCCCGCGTCTGGGCACGCTCAGCCCCAACATCCCGCGTGGTGCGCTTGTCGCCGCAGTGCGCCAGCTGTGCCTGTTTTCCAACGACACGCCCACAGGCTGGCGTCATGTGGGGCAAACCGCTTTCCACACCTTCCGCCCGACGTCCGACACGCCCTTTCCGCTTTCGCCGGGCGACGAGCTGCTGTTTCACGCCACGACGCCCGAAGATTACAAAACCATCAGCGCCAACAATGACGACGGCACAGGCGGCGCCACATGGGAGGCATTGTCATGA